The following are encoded together in the Coffea arabica cultivar ET-39 chromosome 1c, Coffea Arabica ET-39 HiFi, whole genome shotgun sequence genome:
- the LOC113731444 gene encoding probable glutathione S-transferase parA yields MEESSVILLDLWVSIYATRARIALAEKGIKYQAQEEDFVYKQKSSLLLEMNPLHKTVPVLIHNGKPICESLNIVEYIDEVWNHKSPLLPADPYQRSQARFWADYIDKKVSSRNIWGNKGEEREKAKKEFIEALKILQGVLGDKTYFGGDSFGFVDIALLPFSIWFYTLENVANFSVEAETPQLVEWVKRCRERESVSSSLPDPKKVYDFILPMMHKMGLA; encoded by the exons atGGAAGAGAGTAGTGTGATTCTGCTAGATTTATGGGTTAGCATTTACGCGACGAGGGCAAGAATTGCATTGGCCGAGAAGGGGATCAAGTACCAAGCTCAGGAAGAAGACTTCGTTTATAAGCAGAAAAGTAGCCTGCTTCTAGAGATGAATCCGCTTCACAAAACCGTCCCGGTTCTGATTCACAACGGCAAGCCCATTTGTGAATCCCTGAACATTGTTGAGTACATTGATGAAGTGTGGAATCACAAATCTCCATTGCTCCCCGCCGATCCTTACCAAAGATCCCAAGCCAGATTCTGGGCTGATTACATTGATAAGAAG GTATCTTCAAGGAATATATGGGGGAACAAGGGGGAGGAGCGGGAGAAAGCGAAGAAGGAATTTATAGAAGCTTTGAAGATTTTGCAGGGAGTGCTGGGAGACAAGACTTACTTCGGTGGTGATTCATTCGGCTTTGTGGATATAGCTCTTTTACCCTTTTCTATCTGGTTTTATACCTTGGAGAATGTTGCCAACTTCAGCGTGGAGGCTGAGACTCCACAGCTTGTCGAATGGGTCAAGAGATGCAGGGAAAGGGAAAGTGTCTCCAGCTCTCTCCCTGACCCTAAAAAGGTCTATGACTTCATCTTGCCAATGATGCACAAAATGGGTCTAGCATAG